The stretch of DNA GATGCTACAGCGAGTGGGTTTGGGAGGTGGTAATGAACTACGTCGTGGCTATTGTGGGCCTGCCTCAGATGATAGGGAAACGTTGGCGCAAGGGGAACGGACAAGGAGGTACCAAGACTTGAAGCACGCGTAACGCGGACATCAGAGAGCGTCTCAGAACGTCCAACACCACGTGGGACAGAACACAACACGTCTGATTCGTGCCCATATTCGATGACCCCTTCAGCGATGTCTCGAACCACTTGTTCGATACCGCCAACAGCTGGGAAGTATAGTTTATTGACCTGAGCTATTTTCACACTATTCCGTTCAGCACTCCTCAACGGTAATGTTGTTCATCGTGTGATTATTGCGTCGGTTCCTCAAGCGCAGTCGTTCCGAGAGCAAGTAGTACGATAAATAGTGGGTTTGTCAAGATAGGGTTGAATAAGCCCATTAACAGTATTCCCGCGAAGGAAACGCCGAGTGCAAGATAGATAACTGAAACCGAGCGTGAATCTCCACGAAGAATTGTGGCGCGTCCAATGAATGAACGAAGTGGTTGAACCACCACGTAAAGGAAGATACCAAGAGAGAGAATCCCGCCCCCTAACCAGATTCGAAGGAAGACGTTGTGAATGACGAATCCCTTCCTGTGCACGGTTGCCATCATCGGCTGGAACGCACCGTATCCAACACCAGTGAGCCAATATTCTGGGAGAAGTTCATACACGAGAGAATACATTGCGAACCGGTCGTGTCCAATAACGCTCCCAGAGACGTTCGATAGGGAGAGTGGTATTGTTGAGAAGATGCTGGTGAAAACACCCACCCCAAAGAGAAGTCCAACAACCACCACTACTGCACCAAAGAGAGAACAGATTCCCAGCACAACCACACTGGTTGTTAAATCGTACTCGCGAGCGTATGCATAGAGAAGTGTCAAACCAATGCTCAGAGGTACCAGTGTGATTAGCGCGCTTCGGGAATCGGTTTGAAAGAGAAATCCCACTGAAAGAAGCGAGACTGCAGCAAAGAAGAAGGTAGCTGAACGCTTCTGTGAAAGTTCGATCATACCCAAAAAAAGTGGGAAGAAAACGACAAGATGTCGAGCAATGCCGTTACTCGTAGTTCGAACAATGTCTTCGACAGGAGGAGAAACGAAATAAAGAGTAGTAGCGGACAATGAGGCGAGTCCAATCCAGATGAGAAGACCCCACCAACGTTCGATATCAAAGGGGCGAGATTGCCAATAACCCACGAGACCGAAGTAAAAGAGGAGCGAGAACGTCAGGTCGAATACACGATTGAGCGTGGCCAAGGGATACTGAGACCATGTGAGACTACTGAAAAGAAATACATATAGCGCCAAGAAAGCGAGGTTCGCTCTCGTTAATCGCACGGTATCTGTCTTGAGGACACTGAAACCGCCGATCACGCCAACAATAACCATTGCAACGCGTTCTGGAGTTAGATTGATAACACCCTCATAGTATATTGGAAGGTACTGAGAGAGCAATGCGACTGTGAGACAAGTGGCGACCAGCAGTCCACTCAAATGAGAGTTTTTCGTGTGGTTCATTTTTTGGGATCCGTTAGCGCTCTGTCGTAGCCCTCTTGAACACTGGCAACTACATCGCCCCACTCTACATCACTCGTCGTCTCTTCAGCCCCAGTTGTAATGGTTTCTAGTAACACTTCGTCTGAAAACACACGATTCAGTGCATCAAGAAGTGACGTGGTAGAATCATCAATAAATAAACCGTTCACCCCGTGAGAAAGAATTTCATCGATAGCACCGACCCTCGTCGCGAGAACCGGTGTTCCAACGGACATCGCTTCAATGACTACTCGTGGCATTCCCTCACTCGCAGACGGGAGGAGTAACACATCTGCGTTTGCGATGTGATTGACCGCCTCTGGATGGTTTACTTCTCCAGTCAACGTGACGTGTTCTGTGAGTGCAAGGCGGCGAAGACGGTCTTCGATTGCATCTCGTTCGGGACCTGCACCAACAATTCGCAGTCGTGCACTTGGGAAGCGTTCAATGTGCTCTGCGAAGGCGTCAATAGTGAGGAAAACTCCTTTTTCTTTGCGAAGCGCACCCACAAAAACGAGAGAATGCTCAGCACAGGTTGTAGGGTTATGTTGGGTGACAGAAACAAGCGGTGGATTAACGACTGGCGTGTGAATAATACGGGGTCGTGGAATCCCGGCAGAAACTAGCCGGTCTTCGATGTTCTGGGCACAGCTAAACCACACCGGAGTCCTCCCAATACGGACGAGAAACCGTGGGAACTCTTCATCACGGCAATCATACACTATCGGTCGGCTAGTCGTCGCCGTTGCAAATCCGACCCCAACAGCGAAAATTGACGTTGAATGGGAATGAACGAGGTCAATTCGATGATAGAAGATGAGTAGCAAAGTGAGGATGAAGGCAAAAAGCGGTTCATAAAGTGCACGGACTACCCGGGGAAAGAAACGAACTCGAGGGAGAGCTCTGTACACTATGGCCCCAGATTCAGTAGTCCGAAGCGGCTTCTCAGGATGAGTTGCAGTGAGAACGACGATCTCGATATCTTCAGAAAGGTCGTTAATCAACGAAGAATAGTAATTCGGGCCGCCGCCGCGATAAGGAGGGTAAATGGGTGTGAAAAGAAGCACTGAATCCATTGTTGTGGGCTTGTCATGGAGCGTAAATACAGTTATGAAATCGGTACATCTCACTTCGTGATTGCGAGTTGAATTGCTGAATTGAATCCAGTTTCCATCGCTTGATACGTAAATCCACTCGCGATTTCAGCAGACCGTTCACTCATAGTGTACGCCATTTCACTATCAGACAATATGCGGTCGAGTGCGCTTGCCAATTGAGTCGAGTTACGTTGTTCAACGATATACCCATTCTCACCGTCGATGACCACTTCGTGGGCCGCACCAACGGCATCAGAAACGATGACGGGTGTTCCGAAAGCCGCTGCCTCAAGACAGACTAATCCAAATGCGTCGCCCATACTCCCACCCGAGAAGGAGGAGTCGAGCGTTACCGAGGGGAGAACAAGCACGTCCGCTTGTTTGTAGTAGGAGGGAAGGTCTTCTTGTGAAAGCCATCCCTCAAACGAGACGTTATCGACGTTACAGGTTGCGACGAGTTCTCGGAGCCGTTGTTCGTCGCTTCCGGTACCACCGATTCGGAGCGAAATGGTATGGGATTGTTGTAATTGTGCCACTGCACGCACCAAATATTCAACGCCTTTCACCCGCTCTAATCGGCCAACGAATAAAATTGTCTGCGCAGAATCGTCACCTGTGTCTGGAGCGGTGGCTCTCTGAAATGCAGATGGATTATCCGAAAGCTGGCTCACTGTTGGCATCCAGATGACACGGTCGTCATCAGCGCCACACCAAACAGCAAATTCTTTGTGACGAACGCCGGGAACGAGACAGGCTGCAGAATAAGGTAGGACAACCCGATACAGCAATACGAGAAATCGGAATCTGAGATTTATAGTGGGAGGTTGGTAGCGTTCAGTCCACATTACATGTGGGATACCACGAAGACGGGCAATGAGAAAGATAGAGGCGGTTTGGAAAAGGCCAGTCATCCCACCCATCTCACCGTTTACAATGACGTCGTAGTCAGTCCGTAAGAGGTGGAATAGCAGTGAAAACGCGATGCCGAATCGCGTAGGAAACAATTGGTGGTTTACGCCTTCAACTGGTTCGGCTTGCCCTGATTTTGGGAAGAGAAATGTGGCCTCATACTTTTCAGAGACGTCCTGAAAGAAAGGAAGGCGATACTGCATGACGGTGTTGTGAACGAAAGCAATTGAAGCAGTTTGAGGGGAGGTCATAGCACAGTATATTTTGAACGTATCGTCGGAATTGGGATTGAGCGAGATTACTGTTTTGATTAGAGTAGTTGAACAGGTTAGTTGATATGTAGTGAGTGAATATCATGATAGCAGTGCACAGTTGGGAGGTCAGTTCGGTTGGGACAATTTGCTATTCTGGAACGAATAGTATCCATCCGAGAGGTTCGTTTGAGGTGGGGGACTGGCTGTCAATGCTGTCTCCAGAGACCGGGAATTCAACGGCGACTCACCACATCAAAGAGACAGAAACCACAGCGACAGAATATTACGCGCGACACGAGGCAGCGTTAGCAACTGGATCGCTTTGCATCGAGCAAAACGAGCAGTTCAGTGAAACGAAGGTAGAGCGGAGTTTTACAGTGACGACAGACAAATCACTTTCGCTTGGCGACTTCGTCGTTCGATTTGTATTCGACGCAAACGAAGTTGAATCGATTAGTCTTGCCGGTGAACGATTCAGCCATCAAGGCCAGAACCGGTATCTCCAATTTCCGGTAGAAAAGCTGGTTGTAAACGGGAAGCGAGAGCAGTTTCAACTTTCAATTGATTCTGTGGAGTTACCGAACGGGTTTACCCCTGTATTGTACGCACGGGATGAGCCAACGGGACAATGGGTCATACATGCTCGTGCGATCGCGATGGAAGGGGATGGGTTTCTTCGCTTGTATCGTGGGCCATGGACTCGAAATTCGTGGCTTGATTCACTGATGAACAAAGTCCCACGACTCAGAAACTCCCTCACCTATCTTCGTGAACGCACAGATATAGCAGGGAAGTGGATACCAGCGCAGTACGTCCACACGGTCTCACTTGGTTCGACCGACCGCATTGCAATGAAAATCTCTGGTACGTTCAAATGACAGGAGAAAAAGATACTGGAGCCGTTTCGAATCCACGTGTTTCTGTGTTACTTACAGTGTACAACGGACTCCCCTACGTCGAAGCAGCCATTGAGAGTATCCTCTCACAAACGTTCGACGAATTTGAGTTCGTTATTGTCGATGATGGCTCGACCGATGGCACAACCGAACTCTTGAAAAGTTACGATGATCCACGGATTAACCTCCACATCCAAGCAAACAGCGGCCGTGCAAAAGCGTTAGAAACCGGGCGGTCAGTAGCAACGGGAAAGTACATCGCCGTCATTGATGCAGATGACACAGCAGAGTCACAACGACTTGAACGACAAGTTTCAGTGCTGGATACAAATCCATCAGTTGCCTTGGTAGGAGCATGGTATTTCCGGCGCTACGAACGGGAGGTGGGTCACCCGACAGAAGAAATGGTGAAACCACCGACAGAACACGAGGCACTTATCGCAGAACTTCCGGCTCGAAATCCCTTTGCTCATAGTCTTGTGATGTACCGAGCGGCAGTCGCTGACCGAGTCGGTGGGTACGATGAAACGATGGATTCCTGCATTGACTACCGATTGTGGGTTCAAATCGCGAGCGCAGGCTACCGAGTCCAGATTTTAGATGAGGTACTCGGAACGATACGGAAACACGACAAGCGCGCTTTCAAACTGAGCGGCAAGAAGCAACTCAGATATTTACTCACCGCATTCAGCGTGCGTTGGGAAGCTGCGACGTCACTTGACCTGCCGTTCTATACTCGCCTTCTGCCAGTTCTAATGATTACGTGGGCTATCGTCCCAACACCACTTCAAAATCTCATTAGAAAAGTCAGATGAATTCAATCGCTTCCTTTGGAATGGCACTCACTGACCGCCTCGCAGAGGCGGTTTCAGATGGGCGTGTCTGTGATCCAAAAACAGGAACGCCGGCTCCAAAAAGCCACTATGCAGAAGCTTGTTTCTCCGTTGCTGCGCTTCGAGTGGCTGCAGAACGAGGCGATAGTGAGCTGCACGACTGTGGCGTTGAAGCGCTTACCACACATCTCAGTAGAGCACGCGATGTTCGTGGGCATGGAGAGTTCACTTCATTTGCGCTGTTAGAGTTGCTAAGCGACGTACGCGCGGGAGTATACAAAATCCCGTACACGGCCGAGCAACTTGTGAGTCAAATAGAGTTCGAATCGGGCCTATCAACCGGGCATGGAAACAATTGGCTGTTGCTCCAACTCCTCTGTCGAATGAAATATGCAGAGATGGTAGAAGATACGCTTTCTGCGCAAATACACCGAAAAGCCCTTGCGCAGCTTGCAGTACACTGGCAATCTGCCGACGGCATTTTCCAAGACCAACCACGAGTTCCAATTGAAGAAAAAGAAACGCCACTCACGTACCACAGCAAAATGACGTATCTCGCCGCGCGACTCGGTGAATACAATCCTGAGTGGACAGCTCGTACAAAACTGGGACTTTGGGCACTCTCGAACGCAACCTTGCCAACGGGCGAAGCACACTATTTTGGGAGGAGCGAGAACACCCTATTCGGGTATGCATGTGCACTTGCTTCAATTTCAACAATTTGTTCGACTGTTGAATGTCCCCCATGGATGGAGACGCTCTGGGAGCGACTCAAAAAATATCTTAGAGAATCGTTCAACCCAACTAGTGCAAATGCAGTCCCTGCTCGCTGTGGAGCACCCGGAGTGCCAGTAGACGGATATGTTTTCGATACAGTATACGCGGCGTACGCGGCAATGTTACTAGTTGGCATCCAAAAGCCAGATCGCAATTCTACTGAGAAATCAGAGTTCGAAAAAAAACCGAGATCGTTCGAGGTGATTGTTGGAAGTGAAGGATGTATGGGTCTCGCGCCAGTTGGTCAGACCAAGTATACGCTCTCGCGTCCAGACCCTCGCTATGCAGGGATGGTTCCATTGGCGCTCTCATACGAGAGCTGCCCCATATTACCGGGTGTTCCAGCCGATGCATGGAATTGGGCATCGCTCCCATTCCTTCCGACCGTAGTAATTGACGAAAAACCGTATTCGCCTATTCGATGGGATTCCATAGTTGAGCGAGATACAGAAACGGTTGCATTATTCGGAACGGGACGATTTACGCAACTGCCTGCAACGACAGGACGGCCAGATTCGTATAGCGAAGAGGACACCTCAGTTCCAGCATGGAAACGCCTTTCTCGGCGGCTGTTTTTGCACATCGGAAAAGACTGGTACAAGAAACAAGCGGCTCAAATTTCAGCGTCCGTTTCTCGAAGCATCTTCTATCGGAAGGACTGTGACGTGTTAGCAATGCTAACGAGCACAGAGATGAACGAAGGGCGTGTCATTCCGTCGAGCGGTCTGATCTCCGAGAACTACACAGAATCACTTACAATTGAACACTCACAGTGTGTGAGCAAAGAGGAATCAGACATTCGTGGCCACCATGGCCCAGGTACGTCGATACTGTTCTCAGAAACGAATACACCGTTCAAATCGGTGTTCGTAATCGACCCTGGGAACAACGTAGATACGGTCAATACCACATTTACCAACGGTTTTTCAACACGAATTAGACTGAAAAACGAGTCAGAGACGCTCGTTTTTGAACACAGCAATAATTTTTGAGCGAAATGTCGAGAGGAGCTGTTCTTCTCGGGGCATGAGTGGAATAACCCACACGGTGAGGGCAAACGTGACCAAGAAGTAGGGGATAGAAAGAACCACTGCAACCAAAGGTGGTAACGACAGCAGCAAAAATGGGGTCACGAGGAAGGTTGCGATACCCAGACTACGGAACCACCGAGAGTAGTCTCTAGAAAGGCGGATATGGGAACGAACTGCAAAATACTGGATTGAATTGAGCAAAATCAGAGAGACCGCAGTTGCAACCGCCGCACCCACGATGAGATACCGTGGAATAAGAAGGAGATTTAACACAATATTCACAGTCCCTGCAATGATATACGAGACTAATACCACGTTTGTGTGCTCAAGCAATTCGAGTAATGCACCGACTGGGCCGAGAATGACGTCAACTAACATTGCGACAGCGAGTATCACAAGCGCCGTCGCACCCGTTTGATAGGCTGGGCCAAAGAAAACGAGCAAGATCTCAGTTGCAAACAGCACAGTCCACAGAAAAATGGGGATTGTAAGCGCAAATGACCAAAACATGATTGTTTGGAGCAAATTTACGAAAGCGCTGCGGTCGTCATTACTGAGTAAGCTGACAGCCGTGGGATACATCGCTTGGTTAAATGCACGAAAACCAATCGGGATGACGCTCGCAATAAGGAACGCTGGTCGATATTGTCCCACAGCTTCGGTTGATAGTAACCCGCCAATCAAGAAATAATCAGCACTGGAGAGCAAACGACCCGCGAACGTCGACAGAAAGAGAGGTAACGAAAACGTGAGTAGCCGTGCTGTTGGAATATCTACTGATCTGAACGTGGAAGGCTGAATTTCAGAGAAGATGAGAGCGACCCCCCCAATCGCAATTACTATTGAAAGTCCAGCCATGGCACTCAAAACCTCGGAAACCGAGAGTCCAACAACTGCGACAGCAAGCGCACCGACGAACTTTACGAAATTTTGGCCGAGCGCACCAACGATTACCGATGTGCCAAACCGTTCGTAACCTTGGAAGCTACTTGCGAGAATGTCAAGGATTGGCTTGGAGAGCAATAAAAGTGCACCTGCACGGATAACTGGTTCGAGTTCTGGATCATTAAACAGATTGATACTAACATACGGAGCACCGAAATAGAGCCCCAAGCCGAAAATCAGCGCGAGAAGTGTTGGAACCGTTATACAAAAGAGGATGGTGCCGAATGCACGTTCACTCTGGTTAGTTTCAAGATATTCGTTAAGATATCGCCGTGTTGCAGAACCCAACCCAAATTGGAGAATTGTTCCCAACACCGATACGATTGTGAGTGCAATGGTTAGTTGACCGAATGCAGTAGCGGAGAGTACCTGTGCGAAGACAATGTTGTGTACGAACCCGAGTGCTTGGGCAAGGATAGCCGAGATTGAGAGCAAAAGCCCTCCGGCAATGAGTTTCTCATAAATCGAGTCGAGCGTGCTCATAGAACAGACCGATAGACCGAAATGAGGTCATCGAATGTGTATTTGATGTCGTACTTATCCGCCTTTGTTACTGCGCCAGTGCGGTAGGAAGCGTAATCATCGTAGAGTGATTCGATAGCCTGAGCGAGCGATATGGCGTTGCCCTTTTCAAAGAAAAGACAAGACGCGTCGGTTCCAATTTCACGGAATGACGCATCATCTGTAGCGACACACGGGGTTCCACAGGCCAGGGCTTCTATCATCGACGTACTTTCGAGTTCATAATAGCTAGGAATGACGTACGCATCCGCGCGTCGATACTCCTCTGCAAGCGCACTGCGTTCAACGCGACCTGCAAACGTAATCTGTTCACGGATGCTTCGAGGGACTGTAATATTTTCTGGAGGAGCTGTCGATCCAAGAATTCGGACACGGACAGCAAACCCTTCATCGGAGAGTGTTGAAATGGCCTTAAATAGTACCTGTAATCCCTTCCGTTTCGTTGGCTTTCCAACGAACAATAACTCGAAGGGCATCTCAGCAGTATCCGCAGTCTGGTCGGTTGGGTAGAAGATATCTGTAGGGACACCAGAGCGAAGTGGATGGATTTGGTCCGCATCAAGACCTCTTTCGACAAGAATTGTCCGCATGAACTCACTAAAGCAGAGATATCCTTGTGATTGGAAAAGCGGTGACGAAAGGAGTGATAGCTTTGTCCGTTCCACGCGCTCTCCATACAATCGCCATTGGCGGAGCAGTGGGGCTTTTTCCTCTTCGATAACCGAAAGTGTTTGATTGTCAAGAAGTGCCTCTGGAAACATCCGTCCAGCTATGTTTGGTCCAAAAAGAATGGGTTTATCGATAGCAGCGAGCGAAAAAAGAAGTCCAACCCATGGTGGAAGGTCAACAATGTGGACGAGGTCAGCTGATCGTCGTTTCTTTCGAATTTGTAAAAGCACTTCTTTTACACGAGAGAATCGACTCCCGCCACGGTAGTGAATAGATTGTGTAGAAACCTTGGCTGGCCCATCGTTCCACAACAGTGGGACGACCTCAAATGTAATATCGATATCAGTGTGTCGGGCATAGCGAAGAATATCATTCATTCTTGCATGTTGCCCTGAAAGTTTCGTTGAAAATGAAGGCATCACCACTACGATACGGAGAGGACGAGTGTGGTGAGATTGAGCCACGGTATCTCATGCAACTATTCGGGGTACTAATTAAAACAATTCGATAGCCAATAGAGATGGTCAGCGTCGTTTTTGACGTTAAGTGATAAGTGAATAGTACAAAAAATGTATTTGGATCTCAAAGCCGGCGTGCTGAAAATATCGTATAGTTCGTGAAGATTCGAATTCAGAAAAAAAGGGAATCACCCACCACCACTGGATTCGACATACTTACAGGGAATAACTATTTGTGCCATGGTCACATGGGCCAACACGTATCGTTATGAAACCGTGCCACAGTTGTCAGTCGGTCATCGACGAGTACTACTTGGACAAACAACTCGAACCCCTCCGTGACCTCACCGTAGACGATTTCAACCTCTGTGCGGACTGTGTGGTCATCGTTGCAGATGCGTGCGTAGAATGCGACGGCGGCGTGTACGTTCCCCGAGCCGAAGCCGCCACACCCGACTACTGTCCGGCGTGTCGAGCTGACCTCATCGCCGACACTGGCCACGACCCTGGCTGGCATTGCGATGCCGTGTCCCTCTGACTGACACCCCATTTTTTGGAAACTACACTGGCGACTAAATTCGACCTACAGAGACGTCCGTATCTCGTGACCGTCGTTTCGGGAAAGTCCGTCTCGGATTGCATCCTCGACTGAATAGTGCGGTTGCCAGTCGAGCTCCGCGGTTGTTCGGGATGTGTCGACGTCGAAGCGGTCCACCAGCGTCTCAGTTCGCGGATTTTCGAGCAGGCGACGAGGAGGTTCCTCCCCGAGAATAGCTGTCGCATGTTGTTTGACGAGCGACGCAACGTCAGCGACAGAGGGATCTTCCTTACCAGCGAGTTCAAACTTCGAGACGCCGGTCCCTTCGCTCTCAAGTTCCTCTAACAGCTTCTCCGCACTCAACACATACGCCTTTGCCACGTCCTTCACGTGCACGAAGTTTCGCGCCTGCGTGCCGGGCTTATGAACGGTCAGCGCTTCACCAGCAAGCGCCTTCTCGACGAAGATGTTAATCACGGTTGGCTTCGAGACTGTCGTCCCATCGATTTCGTGTTCCCCGTAGAGATTCGATTTCAAGAACAGGTGTGCAGGGAACGCATCTTCAGCCATCGTCTCGATTAGTCGCTCGTTCAGGAGTTTGGTTTCGCCGTACAGATTCATCGGATCCCGTGGATGGGAAACGGTAACGGGGAACTCCTGTGGGTCGCCGAGGACGGCCATGCTGAACGGGAAGACGAGTGCCGCGCCGGTCTTCTTACAGAACCACGCGACGTTGTTCGTCCCCTGGACGTTCACCTCGAAGGCAAGATCGGGATTCTCGTCGCAGTCTTTCACTCCTGAAATCGCCGCGAGATGCATCACGATATCCGCACCTGAAAGCGCCTCCGCAAGCCGAGCTCGATTTCGAATATCGACGTGCTCGACGTGAACGTCTCCAATCTGCGAAACCTGCCCCTGGTAGAAGTTATCGAGCGCCGTCACCTCCCACTCTGGATGGGCGTTCTGTAAGTCGGACACCACACGGCTTCCAATATATCCGGCCGCACCTGTCACGGCGACGTGTGGCTGATTGTCGGTCATTACCTGAACGTTCTCTTTGAACTTTATAAATTCCAGCAAGAATATTCAAGGTGACGACACCGAGGAAGCTTCGTTGCGTACACCACTCTACTCATAGAACAGACGAAATGTACTCTCACTCCAGCCAACTCTGAATCCTCCCTATCGAAGAAGGAAATGGCTGAGAATTTTCCCCCATCACAGGAACGCAAATTACTGCAGCTGGAGCATCGCTCGTCGGTTCACCAAACAGTCCGTACACACCCAGTGGCCCTCGGGACAGATCAACCCCGCTCTGAGGGCTAACACGATTGGGTCTTCTGGGTCGTCAGCCAGCTCCTCCTCGTAGTCGTCCCGGTCAATGGGGTGTTCGCCGTCTGCGATTCGACGGGCGGTTTCGACTTTTGATTTCCCACACACCATGCACTCAGCGTCAATCGCAGGGATGGGAACGAGTGACCGCTTGCAGTAGGCACACTCCATCGTCTGGGTGGGGTCTTTCCCCATCGCGTGTTCATCGGGGAGTCTCCGAGAGAGCGTATCCCAGAGTTTGAACCACTCGGCTTGCGACAAGCGGTAATTCGTATCCGATTCGATGACGATATCGCCGTCGAGGAGTTTGTCGAGCTCATCTGTCAGCGTATCATCGTATCCAATATGGACGGTGACCGCTGGAAGTAGGTCGATGGTTGAAACACAGGTTTCGCACATGGGTTAACGCATTGCGTGCACGTTGGCGGACGTCGTCCCCCGAGAGGAGACGGTAGGTGAGAGGGGCACACGCGATGATAAATTGAAATGTGTGTAAATATTATATAAATGTTCGGTGTACATAGTGAAAGTTGACTAATTCGACCGCGCTGTGGAGCCGGATACAAGCTGGTGGAGATGTGAGCCAAGCGGCAGGCTAGTCGGGTAGTTCTTTCTTCCCACTCCGATAGCACTCCCAGCAGGGGAAATCACGTAGGCACGCTTCGCACTCAACTGGTTCTGCGCTCGATGTAGGTTCGACAGCCCCACCATCGGCCATGATACGCTCGACCTTCTGAGCTGCCTGCAAGATGGGAGCGCGAATCGCGACGGCGAGTCGATGCTTGCACGCACCCTCGAAGCGGGCATTAGCGGGACAGGTACAGTCGACTGGGATGCCGTTCGTGATAGTGACGAGGTACTCGTGATTCTCGGAGTCTGCGTAACTGCCGTTTCTGACGAGGACGCCGCGATCGGTGAGTGAGAATTCGAAGGCCTCGTACTGGGCGCGTTTCAGTGAGCGATTCGTGTACTGCAGTCGGTCGAGAAGGTGTTTCGACATGGGGATTCAGCGGAGCCTGTGAGTGGCCCCGCACCCCTCGGGGGCGGATAAACTCCCAGAATTGTGTATCTAAATTAGTGAATTCAAAATTTATCCACCTCCGATATCAGGGACTGTACGGGTTCGTGGGAGTAGCGAGGCGATATACATCATCTGCAGCGTCGAAATCGTCGTCAAACGCATACAGATACCCCAACCCTTCAGTTTGCATATAGGCTACAATACACGCATCAACGAAAGAGAAAGGTGCATGTTGTTTAAATAGCGCTTTTGCTGTCGCAAACGCATCCGCAGTCAGAAACTCGACGTGAAACCGTTGATTCTCTTCAATCCGGTTCAAGAGGTCAACTGACGCAGCATGTCCCGCATGCGTTGTAAGGCCATTCAGCGTTTCAGCCAGCACATAGTCGAGGACGACACCTTCTGGCAGAGCGTTTTCATCGATACCT from Haladaptatus sp. ZSTT2 encodes:
- a CDS encoding O-antigen ligase family protein, with protein sequence MVIVGVIGGFSVLKTDTVRLTRANLAFLALYVFLFSSLTWSQYPLATLNRVFDLTFSLLFYFGLVGYWQSRPFDIERWWGLLIWIGLASLSATTLYFVSPPVEDIVRTTSNGIARHLVVFFPLFLGMIELSQKRSATFFFAAVSLLSVGFLFQTDSRSALITLVPLSIGLTLLYAYAREYDLTTSVVVLGICSLFGAVVVVVGLLFGVGVFTSIFSTIPLSLSNVSGSVIGHDRFAMYSLVYELLPEYWLTGVGYGAFQPMMATVHRKGFVIHNVFLRIWLGGGILSLGIFLYVVVQPLRSFIGRATILRGDSRSVSVIYLALGVSFAGILLMGLFNPILTNPLFIVLLALGTTALEEPTQ
- a CDS encoding glycosyltransferase family 4 protein, with protein sequence MDSVLLFTPIYPPYRGGGPNYYSSLINDLSEDIEIVVLTATHPEKPLRTTESGAIVYRALPRVRFFPRVVRALYEPLFAFILTLLLIFYHRIDLVHSHSTSIFAVGVGFATATTSRPIVYDCRDEEFPRFLVRIGRTPVWFSCAQNIEDRLVSAGIPRPRIIHTPVVNPPLVSVTQHNPTTCAEHSLVFVGALRKEKGVFLTIDAFAEHIERFPSARLRIVGAGPERDAIEDRLRRLALTEHVTLTGEVNHPEAVNHIANADVLLLPSASEGMPRVVIEAMSVGTPVLATRVGAIDEILSHGVNGLFIDDSTTSLLDALNRVFSDEVLLETITTGAEETTSDVEWGDVVASVQEGYDRALTDPKK
- a CDS encoding glycosyltransferase, whose translation is MQYRLPFFQDVSEKYEATFLFPKSGQAEPVEGVNHQLFPTRFGIAFSLLFHLLRTDYDVIVNGEMGGMTGLFQTASIFLIARLRGIPHVMWTERYQPPTINLRFRFLVLLYRVVLPYSAACLVPGVRHKEFAVWCGADDDRVIWMPTVSQLSDNPSAFQRATAPDTGDDSAQTILFVGRLERVKGVEYLVRAVAQLQQSHTISLRIGGTGSDEQRLRELVATCNVDNVSFEGWLSQEDLPSYYKQADVLVLPSVTLDSSFSGGSMGDAFGLVCLEAAAFGTPVIVSDAVGAAHEVVIDGENGYIVEQRNSTQLASALDRILSDSEMAYTMSERSAEIASGFTYQAMETGFNSAIQLAITK
- a CDS encoding glycosyltransferase family 2 protein → MTGEKDTGAVSNPRVSVLLTVYNGLPYVEAAIESILSQTFDEFEFVIVDDGSTDGTTELLKSYDDPRINLHIQANSGRAKALETGRSVATGKYIAVIDADDTAESQRLERQVSVLDTNPSVALVGAWYFRRYEREVGHPTEEMVKPPTEHEALIAELPARNPFAHSLVMYRAAVADRVGGYDETMDSCIDYRLWVQIASAGYRVQILDEVLGTIRKHDKRAFKLSGKKQLRYLLTAFSVRWEAATSLDLPFYTRLLPVLMITWAIVPTPLQNLIRKVR
- a CDS encoding flippase, producing the protein MSTLDSIYEKLIAGGLLLSISAILAQALGFVHNIVFAQVLSATAFGQLTIALTIVSVLGTILQFGLGSATRRYLNEYLETNQSERAFGTILFCITVPTLLALIFGLGLYFGAPYVSINLFNDPELEPVIRAGALLLLSKPILDILASSFQGYERFGTSVIVGALGQNFVKFVGALAVAVVGLSVSEVLSAMAGLSIVIAIGGVALIFSEIQPSTFRSVDIPTARLLTFSLPLFLSTFAGRLLSSADYFLIGGLLSTEAVGQYRPAFLIASVIPIGFRAFNQAMYPTAVSLLSNDDRSAFVNLLQTIMFWSFALTIPIFLWTVLFATEILLVFFGPAYQTGATALVILAVAMLVDVILGPVGALLELLEHTNVVLVSYIIAGTVNIVLNLLLIPRYLIVGAAVATAVSLILLNSIQYFAVRSHIRLSRDYSRWFRSLGIATFLVTPFLLLSLPPLVAVVLSIPYFLVTFALTVWVIPLMPREEQLLSTFRSKIIAVFKNERL
- a CDS encoding glycosyltransferase family 4 protein, with protein sequence MNDILRYARHTDIDITFEVVPLLWNDGPAKVSTQSIHYRGGSRFSRVKEVLLQIRKKRRSADLVHIVDLPPWVGLLFSLAAIDKPILFGPNIAGRMFPEALLDNQTLSVIEEEKAPLLRQWRLYGERVERTKLSLLSSPLFQSQGYLCFSEFMRTILVERGLDADQIHPLRSGVPTDIFYPTDQTADTAEMPFELLFVGKPTKRKGLQVLFKAISTLSDEGFAVRVRILGSTAPPENITVPRSIREQITFAGRVERSALAEEYRRADAYVIPSYYELESTSMIEALACGTPCVATDDASFREIGTDASCLFFEKGNAISLAQAIESLYDDYASYRTGAVTKADKYDIKYTFDDLISVYRSVL
- a CDS encoding DUF7571 family protein, with protein sequence MKPCHSCQSVIDEYYLDKQLEPLRDLTVDDFNLCADCVVIVADACVECDGGVYVPRAEAATPDYCPACRADLIADTGHDPGWHCDAVSL